The following are encoded together in the Triticum dicoccoides isolate Atlit2015 ecotype Zavitan chromosome 6B, WEW_v2.0, whole genome shotgun sequence genome:
- the LOC119320757 gene encoding putative F-box/LRR-repeat protein At5g02700 — MEKKKAVAARSARKERKSHGAARKRARSGDCDVNAGDFISRLPDAVLGTIISLLPTKDGGRTQILSRRWRHLWRSAPLNLEVITGPPGSYPRHHHPSAVHHSAVSKIISQHLGPARRFCLKHLIDGDLPEMESWLDSRALISLQELDIINYTGYKTGYTLPQSVFRSASTLLVAKIMGCNFPDAITRSMNFYLLNQLSMDCVSISGDVFHGLLSGCHALESLAMLEVHAAGCLRVSSPTLRSIGFRKGSRKRAELVLEDTPRLERLLLPYCDRNNSATIRVIWAPKLQIFGPFSTGACELRVFQGMSPVSSTNSIHTVKVLALGCSEHQLGAVLDVLMWFPCLEKLYVTFHAHYRTFKQNEHQYDPLHPACLQTHLKRVVFKLFKGSKQQIEFVMFFILYVKLLKKIEFQVCGDYYNTEFVARQRALLKVGNRASRYAQFTFRNTSGCTDDHVTKHIHDLSLADPFRLP, encoded by the exons ATGGAGAAGAAAAAGGCAGTGGCGGCGCGATCCGCTCGCAAGGAGCGAAAGTCCCACGGAGCCGCGCGGAAGCGGGCGCGGAGTGGAGACTGCGACGTGAACGCCGGCGATTTCATCAGCCGCCTCCCGGACGCTGTCCTCGGGACCATCATCTCTTTACTCCCCACCAAGGACGGCGGCCGCACGCAGATCCTCTCCCGCCGATGGCGCCACCTGTGGCGCTCTGCTCCTCTCAACCTCGAGGTCATCACCGGGCCTCCCGGAAGCTATCCTCGGCACCATCATCCGTCCGCGGTCCACCACTCCGCCGTCTCCAAGATAATCTCCCAACACCTTGGCCCCGCCCGCCGATTCTGCCTCAAGCACCTGATCGACGGCGACCTCCCTGAGATGGAGAGCTGGTTGGACTCCCGAGCCCTCATCAGCCTCCAGGAACTCGACATCATCAATTACACTGGATATAAGACCGGCTATACATTGCCGCAATCCGTGTTCCGCTCCGCATCCACCCTTCTCGTTGCCAAGATAATGGGTTGCAATTTCCCGGACGCGATCACACGCTCCATGAATTTCTACCTCCTCAACCAGCTTTCCATGGATTGTGTTTCGATCTCGGGGGATGTGTTCCACGGCTTGCTCTCCGGCTGCCATGCCTTGGAGAGCTTAGCCATGCTTGAAGTTCATGCTGCTGGTTGCCTCCGTGTTAGCTCGCCAACTCTTAGGAGCATTGGCTTCCGCAAAGGATCTCGTAAAAGAGCCGAATTGGTCCTCGAGGATACTCCTCGCCTTGAAAGGTTATTATTACCGTATTGTGACCGGAATAATTCTGCGACTATCCGGGTTATTTGGGCACCTAAACTGCAGATATTTGGGCCTTTCTCAACAGGCGCGTGTGAACTCCGGGTCTTCCAG GGAATGAGCCCCGTCAGCTCGACAAACTCGATACACACCGTGAAGGTTTTGGCCCTCGGGTGTTCTGAACATCAATTGGGTGCAGTTCTTGACGTCCTCATGTGGTTCCCCTGTTTGGAAAAGCTCTATGTCACA TTTCACGCACACTATAGGACGTTTAAGCAAAATGAGCATCAGTATGACCCACTACATCCAGCGTGCCTTCAGACCCATCTAAAGAGAGTGGTGTTTAAGTTATTCAAAGGCTCTAAGCAACAGATTGAGTTTGTCATGTTCTTTATTTTGTATGTGAAATTGCTAAAGAAAATTGAATTCCAAGTTTGCGGGGACTACTACAACACTGAATTTGTGGCTCGTCAACGCGCGCTGCTCAAAGTCGGAAACAGAGCTTCTCGATATGCTCAATTTACATTCAGGAATACTAGTGGTTGTACTGATGACCATGTCACCAAGCATATCCACGATTTGTCACTAGCTGACCCCTTTAGACTGCCTTAG